The following are encoded together in the Oceanobacillus zhaokaii genome:
- a CDS encoding HPr family phosphocarrier protein: MIERLVTVELVEGLQARPAAQFVQEANRYSAHLFLEKEGKKVNAKSIMGLMSLAIGRGEKVMLIADGADEEVALNHLTSLVSN, from the coding sequence TTGATAGAAAGATTAGTTACAGTAGAACTAGTTGAGGGGTTACAAGCGAGACCAGCTGCACAGTTTGTTCAGGAGGCAAATCGTTATTCTGCACATCTGTTTCTGGAAAAGGAAGGGAAAAAAGTGAACGCAAAAAGTATTATGGGATTAATGAGTTTAGCAATTGGCAGAGGAGAAAAAGTAATGCTGATTGCTGACGGTGCAGATGAGGAAGTAGCTTTAAACCATTTGACTTCGTTAGTATCGAATTAG